A genomic stretch from Myripristis murdjan chromosome 12, fMyrMur1.1, whole genome shotgun sequence includes:
- the smad4a gene encoding mothers against decapentaplegic homolog 4a → MSITNTPTSNDACLSIVHSLMCHRQGGESESFAKRAIESLVKKLKEKKDELDSLITAITTNGAHPSKCVTIQRTLDGRLQVAGRKGFPHVVYARLWRWPDLHKNELKHVKYCQYAFDLKCDNVCVNPYHYERVVSPGIDLSGLTLSSSGPLLVKDEYDFDNQQSHSSSESHLQTIQHPPSRPGPQESFSTPALLPPSEASSSASTSAFSSITAGPSNPTPSWSRNSSFTPTVPQHQNGHLQHHPPMPHTGHYWPVANEIAFQPPISNHPAPEYWCSIAYFEMDVQVGETFKVPSNCPIVTVDGYVDPSGGDRFCLGQLSNVHRTENIERARLHIGKGVQLECKGEGDVWVRCLSDHAVFVQSYYLDREAGRAPGDAVHKIYPSAYIKVFDLRQCHRQMQQQAATAQAAAAAQAAAVAGNIPGPGSVGGIAPAISLSAAAGIGVDDLRRLCILRMSFVKGWGPDYPRQSIKETPCWIEIHLHRALQLLDEVLHTMPIADPQPLD, encoded by the exons ATGTCAATCACAAACACCCCCACAAGTAACGATGCCTGCCTGAGCATTGTGCATAGCCTGATGTGCcacaggcagggaggagagagtgaaagcTTTGCCAAGCGAGCTATTGAAAGCCTTGTCAAGAAgctgaaggaaaagaaagatgaaTTGGATTCCCTCATCACAGCCATTACCACCAATGGAGCTCATCCTAGCAAGTGTGTGACCATTCAGCGTACTTTGGATGGACGCCTGCAG GTTGCAGGGCGCAAAGGCTTTCCCCATGTAGTCTATGCCCGGCTGTGGAGATGGCCTGATCTACACAAGAATGAATTAAAGCATGTGAAATATTGCCAGTATGCCTTTGACCTGAAATGTGACAATGTATGTGTCAACCCATACCACTATGAGAGAGTTGTTTCCCCAGGCATTG ACCTATCAGGACTGACCCTTTCAAGTTCAG GCCCACTACTGGTTAAGGACGAATATGACTTTGATAACCAGCAATCTCACTCGAGCTCTGAGAGCCATCTTCAGACTATCCAACATCCCCCGTCAAGGCCAGGCCCACAGGAGAGCTTCAGCACGCCAGCTCTGCTTCCGCCATCGGAAGCCAGCAGTTCAGCCTCCACTTCTGCTTTCTCTAGCATCACTGCTGGACCTTCAA ATCCGACCCCTAGTtggagcagaaacagcagcttcACCCCGACTGTGCCTCAACACCAGAATGGCCATCTACAACATCATCCACCCATGCCTCATACAGGGCATTACT GGCCTGTTGCCAATGAGATTGCGTTTCAACCCCCCATATCCAATCACCCAG CCCCTGAATACTGGTGCTCCATTGCTTATTTTGAGATGGATGTCCAAGTTGGAGAGACATTCAAGGTGCCCTCCAACTGCCCCATAGTGACAGTGGATGGCTATGTAGACCCCTCTGGAGGGGATCGATTCTGCTTGGGTCAGCTGAGCAATGTCCACAGGACAGAAAATATTGAGAGAGCCAG GCTTCACATTGGCAAAGGTGTGCAGCTGGAGTGCAAAGGTGAGGGAGACGTCTGGGTGCGCTGTTTAAGTGATCATGCAGTGTTTGTGCAGAGCTATTACCTGGATCGAGAGGCTGGACGGGCCCCTGGAGACGCAGTTCACAAGATCTACCCCAGCGCTTACATCAAG GTGTTTGACTTGCGTCAGTGCCACAGGCagatgcagcagcaggcagcGACAGcccaggcagcagctgcagcccaaGCAGCAGCGGTGGCTGGGAACATTCCAGGCCCTGGCTCCGTGGGAGGCATTGCCCCTGCCATCA GTTtgtctgcagctgctggcaTCGGGGTTGACGACCTGCGCAGGCTGTGCATCTTGCGGATGAGCTTTGTGAAGGGCTGGGGGCCCGACTACCCACGGCAAAGCATCAAGGAGACGCCATGCTGGATCGAGATCCATTTACACCGCGCTCTACAGCTACTGGATGAAGTTCTGCACACCATGCCCATCGCTGACCCTCAACCTCTTGACTGA
- the rfx3 gene encoding transcription factor RFX3, which yields MQTPEAGAESTSTVPLQTTVPVQPTGPTQVPVQQQVQTVQQVQHVYTAQVQYVGENSVVDTSRNITTYPYSEPQLYSQNSGGSYFDTQGSSSQVSTVVTSHGMTNNGGGGDGGMSMVLAGGQVISSNSGAYLMDNTGPHPATQPARASPATIEMAIETLQKSEGLSSQRSSLLNSHLQWLLDNYETAEGVSLPRSTLYNHYLRHCQEQKLDPVNAASFGKLIRSIFMGLRTRRLGTRGNSKYHYYGIRVKPDSPLNRLQEDMQYMALRQQPIQQKQRFKPLQKVDGGSGENFSGGGQQHSSAAEQTVIAQSQHHQQFLDASRALPDFVELDLGESNADNISQEDVKALQTLYREHCEAILDVVVNLQFSLVEKLWQTFWRYSPSDSVEGATITENSSVSEIEARLPRSQLLVLCRNEAVLKWMRTCDHLMYQALVEILIPDVLRPIPSALTQAIRNFAKSLEGWLTNAMNVIPLRMIQMKVAAVSAFAQMLRRYTSLNHLAQAARAVLQNSSQISQMLSDLNRVDFANVQEQASWVCQCEESMIQHLEQDFKATLQQQSCLEQWAAWLDNVVTQVLKPYEHQPSFPRAARQFLLKWSFYSSMVIRDLTLRSAASFGSFHLIRLLYDEYMFYLVEHRVAQATGETPIGVMAEFDSLNILSLNSVDKDETSEMDSDLEEDTEESGEPLAKREKSEHEVIQVIQVGALEDGSHPVVGVVQPGVLHSLPQTPQDHSEHILTPSANTPTIRHCSATGNTYASV from the exons ATGCAGACCCCTGAGGCAGGCGCTGAGTCCACCTCCACTGTCCCCCTCCAGACCACCGTGCCTGTCCAGCCTACTGGCCCCACCCAGGTGCCTGTCCAGCAGCAG GTCCAGACTGTTCAACAGGTTCAGCATGTTTACACAGCCCAGGTCCAGTATGTGGGAGAAAACAGTGTCGTAGACACCAGTCGAAACAT AACAACCTACCCATACTCAGAGCCTCAACTGTACAGCCAGAATAGTGGCGGGAGCTACTTTGACACGCAGGGCAGCTCATCACAAGTGTCCACTGTGGTGACATCACATGGCATGACCAACAATGGAGGCGGGGGTGATGGAGGAATGAGCATGGTCCTGGCTGGGGGACAGGTAATCAGCAGCAACTCTGGTGCCTACCTCATGGACAACACCGGCCCCCATCCTGCTACCCAGCCTGCACGAGCTTCCCCAGCCACT ATTGAAATGGCGATTGAGACACTCCAAAAATCTGAGGGTTTATCCAGTCAGAGAAGCTCACTGCTCAACAGCCAT CTGCAGTGGCTGCTGGACAACTATGAGACAGCAGAGGGCGTAAGTCTACCACGATCCACACTTTACAATCACTATCTGCGCCACTGCCAGGAGCAGAAACTGGACCCAGTGAATGCAGCCTCCTTTGGTAAACTCATTCGCTCCATTTTCATGGGACTTCGTACAAGGCGCCTTGGCACAAG AGGGAACTCCAAATACCATTACTATGGTATCCGAGTGAAACCAGATTCCCCCCTCAACAGACTACAGGAGGACATGCAGTACATGGCCCTAAGACAGCAACCTATTCAGCAGAAACAGAG GTTCAAGCCACTGCAAAAGGTTGATGGTGGCTCCGGAGAGAACTTCTCAGGTGGAGGGCAGCAGCATTCCagtgcagcagagcagacagtCATCGCACAAagccagcaccaccagcagttTCTGG ATGCATCACGAGCGCTGCCTGACTTTGTGGAGCTGGATCTGGGAGAGAGCAATGCAGACAACATCAGCCAGGAGGATGTAAAAGCTCTCCAGACCCTTTACAGAGAGCACTGTGAG GCCATCTTGGATGTAGTTGTCAACCTCCAGTTCAGTCTAGTTGAGAAGCTGTGGCAGACATTCTGGCGTTATTCTCCCTCTGATTCTGTAGAGGGTGCCACCATAACAGAAAACAG CAGTGTAAGTGAGATTGAAGCACGGCTGCCCCGTTCCCAGCTACTGGTGCTGTGCAGAAACGAGGCTGTGCTCAAATGGATGAGGACATGTGACCATCTGATGTACCAGGCCCTTGTGGAGATCCTCATCCCTGATGTCCTGAGACCCATTCCCA gtgcCTTGACTCAAGCCATCCGTAACTTTGCCAAAAGCCTGGAAGGTTGGCTAACTAATGCCATGAATGTCATTCCACTGAGAATGATCCAGATGAAG GTTGCTGCTGTTAGTGCCTTTGCGCAGATGCTGCGCAGATACACATCTCTGAACCACCTCGCTCAGGCAGCACGCGCCGTGTTGCAGAACAGCTCGCAGATCAGCCAGATGCTGAGTGATCTCAACCGTGTTGACTTTGCTAATGTACAG GAGCAGGCATCATGGGTGTGCCAGTGTGAGGAGAGCATGATTCAACACTTGGAGCAGGACTTCAAGGCcacgctgcagcagcaaagtTGTCTGGAGCAGTGGGCTGCCTGGCTGGACAATGTGGTTACTCAGGTGCTCAAGCCCTACGAGCACCAGCCAAGCTTCCCCAGAGCCGCCCGACAGTTTCTGCTCAAGTGGTCATTCTATAG CTCCATGGTAATCAGAGACCTGACCCTGCGCAGTGCTGCCAGCTTTGGCTCCTTTCACCTGATCCGCTTGCTGTATGATGAGTACATGTTCTACCTAGTGGAGCACCGTGTGGCCCAGGCTACTGGAGAGACGCCCATTGGAGTCATGGCAGAG TTCGACAGCCTCAACATCCTGTCTCTCAATAGTGTTGACAAAG ATGAAACAAGTGAGATGGACAGTGACTTAGAGGAGGACACAGAGGAGTCTGGAGAGCCTCTTGCCAAGCGAGAGAAGTCGGAGCACGAGGTGATCCAGGTGATCCAGGTCGGGGCTCTGGAGGATGGATCCCACCCTGTGGTGGGGGTGGTCCAGCCAGGTGTCCTCCACTCACTGCCGCAGACCCCACAGGACCACTCTGAGCACATCCTAACCCCCTCCGCCAACACTCCCACCATCCGCCACTGCAGCGCCACAGGCAACACCTACGCCTCGGTCTGA